Proteins encoded by one window of Hylaeus volcanicus isolate JK05 chromosome 7, UHH_iyHylVolc1.0_haploid, whole genome shotgun sequence:
- the LOC128880187 gene encoding pickpocket protein 19-like — translation MSKIPKEHDYFYNEILPDFRIRETVILNEKKSVLTDDRTRVGMQTINPKSKSGKYFVEFASGSTIHGFKHLVAPHRHPIEKILAVLFIFGALLCLIYLSFLSWDRYQNYATVIVVDNERDQFEVSKPALFVCPVPNVNDSKLPDVFKKHGVEHTSEAEQFFAFLANVNYQTMSQTPNFDKVPPNKWLGILYDLRRYLPRNVGNEEDPLEAWVVTERGFCLAKRNVFAVYATYEYWMSNNWTVVPIPTNVSYYDHNDDRSQNSVFAMYTALLAVSDPFEVLLYDVPTTKIVPQLLQRMIMSISAIKTDPTVKELQISQRKCKFHNDGGLKTWPVYTRNMCKMECRMRVIEDRCKCRPHFARPIEGVNVCNAEQLRCIGKITKDLFLFEHAPHFCDCDPNCDLVTYQISEKDVNELNQVPTNSSFVNLIVELPRIVYHRSLMFGFTDFLTGVGGAAGLFLGASVLSFVEIIYYGTFHICFYLKRVSRSYNKDKTVNLS, via the exons ATGTCAAAGATACCGAAGGAACACGATTATTTCTACAACGAGATACTGCCGGATTTTCGAATCCGTGAGACAGTCATCCTGAACGAAAAGAAATCCGTGCTAACGGACGATCGGACTCGCGTTGGCATGCAAACCATCAATCCAAAATCGAAGAGTGGAAAATACTTTGTGGAATTCGCAAGCGGTTCGACTATACATGGCTTTAAACATTTGGTGGCGCCTCATAGACATCCCATAGAAAA GATCCTGGCGGTTCTGTTCATCTTTGGAGCCCTGCTCTGCTTGATCTACTTGTCGTTCCTGTCCTGGGATCGATATCAAAACTACGCTACGGTCATCGTAGTGGACAACGAACGCGACCAGTTCGAAGTATCAAAGCCGGCTCTATTTGTTTGCCCGGTGCCGAATGTAAACGACAGCAAGCTCCCAGATGTTTTCAAAAA ACACGGTGTCGAGCACACTTCGGAAGCGGAACAGTTCTTCGCCTTCCTCGCCAATGTCAATTACCAAACCATGTCCCAAACACCTAACTTCGACAAGGTACCGCCAAACAAGTGGTTGGGCATTCTTTACGATTTGCGAAGATACCTTCCGCGTAACGTCGGTAACGAAGAGGATCCTTTAGAGGCATGGGTAGTGACGGAAAGAGGCTTCTGTTTAGCGAAGAGGAACGTCTTCGCGGTCTACGCTACGTACGA GTATTGGATGAGCAACAATTGGACCGTCGTTCCTATACCTACCAACGTATCCTACTATGATCACAACGACGACCGTTCGCAAAACTCCGTTTTCGCAATGTACACAGCGTTG CTCGCCGTATCCGATCCTTTCGAAGTGTTACTGTACGACGTTCCCACGACAAAGATCGTGCCGCAATTGTTGCAGCGAATGATCATGTCAATATCCGCGATCAAGACGGACCCGACCGTCAAAGAGCTACAGATCAgtcaaagaaaatgcaaattccACAACGACGGTGGTTTAAAAACGTGGCCGGTCTACACGAGGAACATGTGTAAGATGGAGTGCAGGATGCGAGTGATAGAAGACCGTTGCAAATGTCGGCCGCATTTTGCCAGGCCTATAG AAGGCGTGAACGTATGCAACGCGGAGCAGCTACGTTGTATCGGTAAGATAACAAAGGACCTCTTCTTATTCGAACACGCACCGCATTTCTGTGACTGCGATCCAAATTGCGACCTTGTTACATACCAGATATCGGAGAAAGATGTCAACGAACT GAATCAAGTGCCGACCAACTCGtcgtttgttaatttaatcgtCGAACTGCCTCGAATCGTCTATCATCGGTCGCTGATGTTTGGATTTACCGATTTCTTAA CTGGCGTTGGCGGTGCCGCTGGATTATTCCTGGGAGCAAGCGTATTATCCTTCGTGGAGATCATTTATTACGGCACGTTCCATATATGCTTCTACCTGAAACGAGTGAGCCGAAGTTACAACAAAGATAAGACAGTTAATTTATCTTAA
- the LOC128879891 gene encoding uncharacterized protein LOC128879891, which produces NLGRVHFSFLENLFLETFLFFFLQESDYSTTQLCCPEKHSREWYACRNLTRAECCFAHDKSRYEIGSPERRRRRKTRGQQQHCPSCHCSLEAVNHSIRRVKYPGNVDDLMQRYEDFLVSPLQTTKKSVNSIASKSFPCSHARTNAYRHAKKRQSSSHRYQQGNKDQGFSAIREGFINSTINDNVDGCRGYDHTAKNEYRKDGLWTNYQMLAGASGNSDVDSNVPLRSDYYNRKGRTRNPQSRISRQPVENSNRLTTNEKNDSDNDNIDLEQEFFQLNLSKNVDLGNIDQEREAQAKGKPNALSSKLSTVRSCMTKVTDPQTLSKSKNTEDPTKHKALPVHSDEDCRKEETENISFCKPSKRSIARRSSVCRPDDESVTGRECIREDTAYEMIVKDDDQETGKNVFAGGDLDLHATKNHILGVIDRAICKEFGNTSDQQKDADSNRELTSREVYIEVTRALQGDCCLWRLGDRDSKDKYIGMLKLIRSDHLNHIQDEVKKLCNLQKFLDACSPRLSSSMSQSHSGIVERPEERQQQQHDDKHSLGTTL; this is translated from the exons AACTTGGGTCGCGTTCATTTCTCGTTTTTAGAGAATCTGTTTCtagaaacgtttctttttttttttttgcaggaATCAGACTATTCGACGACACAGCTGTGTTGTCCAGAAAAGCACTCTAGGGAATGGTACGCGTGTCGTAATTTAACCCGTGCCGAGTGCTGCTTCGCCCACGACAAATCAAGATACGAGATCGGATCGCCagaaagaagacgaagaagaaaaacgaggGGGCAGCAGCAGCATTGTCCCTCTTGTCATTGCTCCCTCGAAGCAGTGAATCATTCGATCAGAAGAGTAAA atacCCTGGCAACGTAGATGACCTTATGCAAAGATACGAAGACTTTCTGGTAAGTCCGCTTCAAACGACGAAGAAGTCGGTGAACAGCATCGCGTCGAAGTCGTTTCCGTGCAGTCACGCGAGGACGAACGCGTATCGCCATGCGAAGAAAAGGCAATCGAGTAGTCACCGGTATCAGCAAGGAAACAAGGATCAGGGGTTCTCAGCCATACGCGAGGGCTTTATAAATTCTACGATAAACGACAACGTCGACGGTTGCCGCGGATACGATCACACCGCAAAGAACGAATACAGGAAAGACGGTCTATGGACAAATTATCAG ATGCTAGCAGGCGCGTCAGGAAACTCTGACGTGGACAGCAACGTCCCGCTGAGAAGCGACTATTACAACAGAAAGGGACGCACGCGAAATCCGCAATCGCGAATTTCAAGGCAGCCCGTTGAAAATTCGAACAGACTAACCACAAATGAGAAAAATGATTCGGACAACGATAACATCGATTTGGAACAAGAGTTTTTTCAATTGAACCTATCGAAGAACGTAGATCTGGGAAACATTGATCAGGAACGAGAGGCGCAGGCGAAAGGAAAACCTAATGCTTTATCGAGTAAACTTTCTACGGTGCGATCGTGCATGACGAAAGTTACCGATCCGCAGACGTTGTCGAAAAGCAAGAATACCGAAGACCCG ACAAAGCACAAGGCATTACCAGTCCATTCCGACGAAGACTGTCGGAAGGAAGAAACCGAAAATATATCGTTCTGTAAACCGAGCAAACGATCCATAGCTCGGCGGAGTTCCGTTTGCAGGCCAGACGATGAGTCGGTAACGGGCAGAGAATGCATCAGAGAAGATACGGCTTACGAGATGATAGTTAAGGACGACGATCAGGAAACCGGCAAGAACGTCTTCGCTGGTGGAGATCTTGATCTTCATGCTACGAAGAATCACATCCTTGGCGTGATCGACCGGGCCATCTGTAAAGAATTTGGCAACACCTCGGATCAGCAAAAG GACGCTGACTCGAATCGAGAGTTAACGTCACGTGAGGTATATATAGAGGTAACGCGTGCACTCCAAGGTGACTGCTGTCTATGGCGCTTAGGAGATCGTGATTCGAAGGATAAGTACATAGGCATGTTGAAGTTAATTCGATCGGATCATTTGAATCACATCCAGGACGAGGTCAAGAAACTCTGCAATCTCCAAAAGTTCCTGGACGCTTGTTCTCCGAGATTATCGTCGTCCATGTCGCAATCCCATTCTGGCATAGTCGAGCGGCCCGAAGAAcggcagcaacagcaacacgACGATAAACACAGTCTGGGAACTACCCTTTGA
- the LOC128880184 gene encoding myogenesis-regulating glycosidase isoform X3, with product MLQRVSVRYMKYVDEMKPLLSMDKTNDTNNRYSSIYSLVKTLAEGEVTPSKFSRSESGDSSSVTFSNSGSTPNGSPLGSETEEEANDEEMAKVPLQAPPRRKGRVVGPMISQKLGNNSLDLPGGQSASSTITSVNSISSLLKEKLQLSLPQALRSSKKRQNADYRLRVFVGILFLCVVFLVGFAHIYYTQHVLQRAYFDKFRFNKNERVMHVYSSTGTEVIAARLGEGIPPETGVFQCLPHHQKQDSVCLEWLQQTRLYLAHTKHEDMHCYHVTWQSLNPYYNPTDCFDWSSKRGHWYGAGQVQNIPYPLERGRLDSSPFITGDIAKHPFGNVLKRYFLNSKGATILVDPKTPLYVSINANRSNDFCLQAKHDAFAYINHLTPLPQLNYTICATDNMKNLHSSMAEKSLWDGLKPDELHAVHSLLSEPVWQIAPTDEAAIYNYTEDVIALGFLRQGHVLLSEEWQPSTGDFVLDEERFPTMEETINIIHRRGFRIAFTIQPFISTESVNFKDAVTSRLLISERGSDPRIPALTRYKHSNSVGVLDITNNKTLPWLQTKLDNLIMKYHVDSFYLDLGTAQDMPHYYKCEQPLTNPDHYKTLLTRAILGSMPVIGVSGAISRPRAPVFVSLPPFSSSWKAIKTVIPTVLTYGMIGYPFIMPGAVGGDVALPMSDNNPDNDFEVSLPDKELYIRWLQLSTFLPVIRFTHLPSKYSDESVLEIAKRLTTLRQKTVTPLLKKYAKETLDTGLPIIRPLWMLDPADPACHVVVDEFSVGEELIVAPVLYSGSRQREVYLPAGVWRDGIDGSLRKGSRWIHNYRVAEDKVAYFVKMPDNTRF from the exons ATGTTGCAACGAGTGTCTGTTCGTTACATGAAATACGTGGACGAAATGAAACCGCTGTTGTCCATGGATAAAACGAATGATACAAACAATAGGTACAGCTCGATCTATTCTTTGGTAAAGACTCTCGCCGAAGGTGAG GTGACTCCCTCGAAATTCAGCAGATCGGAGAGCGGTGACAGCAGCAGCGTGACGTTCAGCAACAGCGGTTCGACGCCCAATGGAAGCCCGCTCGGCTCGGAAACCGAGGAGGAAGCAAACGACGAGGAGATGGCTAA AGTCCCGTTGCAAGCTCCTCCTCGAAGGAAAGGCAGAGTAGTGGGACCAATGATTAGTCAAAAGTTGGGAAACAACTCGTTGGACCTTCCCGGTGGACAAAGTGCGAGCTCGACGATAACCAGCGTTAATAGCATTAGCAGTTTGCTCAAGGAAAAACTCCAGTTGTCCCTTCCACAAGCTCTGCGTAGCAGCAAAAAGAGACAGAACGCCGATTATCG ACTACGAGTTTTCGTTGGAATACTATTTCTATGCGTCGTTTTCCTCGTAGGATTTGCGCACATTTATTACACGCAGCACGTTCTGCAACGAGCCTACTTCGACAAATTTCG gttcaataaaaatgaaagagtgaTGCACGTGTACAGCAGCACCGGAACCGAAGTGATCGCGGCACGTCTCGGCGAAGGAATTCCTCCCGAAACCGGAGTCTTTCAATGTTTACCTCACCATCAGAAGCAAGACTCGGTTTGCCTCGAGTGGCTTCAACAGACTCGTTTATATCTAGCTCACACAAAACACGAGGACATGCACTGTTACCACGTCACCTGGCAAAGCCTCAATCCTTACTACAATCCTACGGATTGCTTCGATTGGTCTTCGAAGAGAGGACACTGGTACGGCGCTGGACAGGTTCAGAACATACCTTACCCTCTTGAACGCGGCCGCCTGGACTCGAGTCCTTTCATCACCGGCGATATCGCGAAACATCCGTTCGGCAACGTGCTGAAAAGGTACTTTCTAAACTCGAAGGGCGCGACCATATTGGTCGATCCGAAGACGCCACTTTACGTCTCCATCAACGCAAACAGGAGCAACGATTTCTGTCTACAAGCTAAACACGATGCTTTCGCTTACATCAATCACTTAACGCCCCTACCGCAACTGAATTACACGATCTGCGCGACAGACAACATGAAGAATTTACATTCCTCCATGGCGGAGAAGTCTTTATGGGACGGCCTGAAGCCGGACGAACTCCACGCGGTTCATTCGCTGCTCTCCGAACCTGTCTGGCAAATTGCACCGACCGACGAAGCTGCGATTTACAATTACACCGAGGATGTTATAGCTCTCGGCTTCTTACGGCAGGGCCACGTTTTGTTGAGCGAAGAGTGGCAACCCAGTACAGGTGATTTCGTACTGGACGAAGAACGATTCCCCACTATGGAAGAAACGATCAACATTATTCATCGTCGAGGGTTCAGAATTGCATTCACCATCCAACCGTTCATATCTACGGAATCCGTAAACTTCAAGGACGCTGTCACGAGTAGACTGTTGATTTCCGAGAGAGGCAGCGACCCAAGAATTCCGGCACTGACCAG ATACAAACACAGCAACAGCGTCGGAGTTTTGGACATCACGAACAACAAAACCTTGCCTTGGCTGCAGACCAAGCTCGATAACTTGATCATGAAGTACCACGTGGACTCGTTTTATCTGGACTTAGGTACCGCGCAAGACATGCCTCACTATTACAAATGCGAGCAACCGTTGACTAACCCAGATCATTACAAGACGCTATTGACGAGAGCGATTCTGGGTTCTATGCCAGTGATTGGTGTCTCTGGTGCAATTTCTAGACCCCGCGCGCCAGTCTTCGTATCTCTTCCACCGTTCTCTTCTTCCTGGAAGGCCATAAAAACTGTAATTCCAACGGTATTGACCTACGGAATGATAGGTTATCCGTTTATTATGCCAGGCGCTGTTGGCGGAGACGTAGCTTTGCCCATGTCTGATAACAATCCTGACAACGACTTCGAAGTGAGCCTGCCGGATAAAGAGCTGTACATCAGGTGGCTGCAGCTGTCCACGTTTCTACCGGTGATACGTTTCACTCATCTGCCTAGCAAATATTCGGATGAATCGGTGCTAGAGATAGCCAAGAGGCTGACAACCTTGAGACAAAAAACTGTAACACCGTTGCTGAAGAAGTACGCAAAGGAGACTCTAGACACCGGTTTGCCTATAATCAGGCCTTTGTGGATGTTGGATCCAGCCGATCCAGCTTGTCACGTTGTCGTGGACGAGTTTTCCGTGGGCGAGGAATTAATAGTGGCTCCTGTTCTGTACTCGGGTAGCAGACAGAGGGAAGTTTACTTGCCCGCGGGAGTATGGAGAGACGGCATCGATGGCAGTCTCAGGAAAGGATCGAGATGGATTCACAATTACAGGGTGGCTGAAGACAAAGTTGCGTACTTTGTGAAAATGCCCGATAACACGAGATTTTAA
- the LOC128880184 gene encoding myogenesis-regulating glycosidase isoform X4 yields the protein MAKVPLQAPPRRKGRVVGPMISQKLGNNSLDLPGGQSASSTITSVNSISSLLKEKLQLSLPQALRSSKKRQNADYRLRVFVGILFLCVVFLVGFAHIYYTQHVLQRAYFDKFRFNKNERVMHVYSSTGTEVIAARLGEGIPPETGVFQCLPHHQKQDSVCLEWLQQTRLYLAHTKHEDMHCYHVTWQSLNPYYNPTDCFDWSSKRGHWYGAGQVQNIPYPLERGRLDSSPFITGDIAKHPFGNVLKRYFLNSKGATILVDPKTPLYVSINANRSNDFCLQAKHDAFAYINHLTPLPQLNYTICATDNMKNLHSSMAEKSLWDGLKPDELHAVHSLLSEPVWQIAPTDEAAIYNYTEDVIALGFLRQGHVLLSEEWQPSTGDFVLDEERFPTMEETINIIHRRGFRIAFTIQPFISTESVNFKDAVTSRLLISERGSDPRIPALTRYKHSNSVGVLDITNNKTLPWLQTKLDNLIMKYHVDSFYLDLGTAQDMPHYYKCEQPLTNPDHYKTLLTRAILGSMPVIGVSGAISRPRAPVFVSLPPFSSSWKAIKTVIPTVLTYGMIGYPFIMPGAVGGDVALPMSDNNPDNDFEVSLPDKELYIRWLQLSTFLPVIRFTHLPSKYSDESVLEIAKRLTTLRQKTVTPLLKKYAKETLDTGLPIIRPLWMLDPADPACHVVVDEFSVGEELIVAPVLYSGSRQREVYLPAGVWRDGIDGSLRKGSRWIHNYRVAEDKVAYFVKMPDNTRF from the exons ATGGCTAA AGTCCCGTTGCAAGCTCCTCCTCGAAGGAAAGGCAGAGTAGTGGGACCAATGATTAGTCAAAAGTTGGGAAACAACTCGTTGGACCTTCCCGGTGGACAAAGTGCGAGCTCGACGATAACCAGCGTTAATAGCATTAGCAGTTTGCTCAAGGAAAAACTCCAGTTGTCCCTTCCACAAGCTCTGCGTAGCAGCAAAAAGAGACAGAACGCCGATTATCG ACTACGAGTTTTCGTTGGAATACTATTTCTATGCGTCGTTTTCCTCGTAGGATTTGCGCACATTTATTACACGCAGCACGTTCTGCAACGAGCCTACTTCGACAAATTTCG gttcaataaaaatgaaagagtgaTGCACGTGTACAGCAGCACCGGAACCGAAGTGATCGCGGCACGTCTCGGCGAAGGAATTCCTCCCGAAACCGGAGTCTTTCAATGTTTACCTCACCATCAGAAGCAAGACTCGGTTTGCCTCGAGTGGCTTCAACAGACTCGTTTATATCTAGCTCACACAAAACACGAGGACATGCACTGTTACCACGTCACCTGGCAAAGCCTCAATCCTTACTACAATCCTACGGATTGCTTCGATTGGTCTTCGAAGAGAGGACACTGGTACGGCGCTGGACAGGTTCAGAACATACCTTACCCTCTTGAACGCGGCCGCCTGGACTCGAGTCCTTTCATCACCGGCGATATCGCGAAACATCCGTTCGGCAACGTGCTGAAAAGGTACTTTCTAAACTCGAAGGGCGCGACCATATTGGTCGATCCGAAGACGCCACTTTACGTCTCCATCAACGCAAACAGGAGCAACGATTTCTGTCTACAAGCTAAACACGATGCTTTCGCTTACATCAATCACTTAACGCCCCTACCGCAACTGAATTACACGATCTGCGCGACAGACAACATGAAGAATTTACATTCCTCCATGGCGGAGAAGTCTTTATGGGACGGCCTGAAGCCGGACGAACTCCACGCGGTTCATTCGCTGCTCTCCGAACCTGTCTGGCAAATTGCACCGACCGACGAAGCTGCGATTTACAATTACACCGAGGATGTTATAGCTCTCGGCTTCTTACGGCAGGGCCACGTTTTGTTGAGCGAAGAGTGGCAACCCAGTACAGGTGATTTCGTACTGGACGAAGAACGATTCCCCACTATGGAAGAAACGATCAACATTATTCATCGTCGAGGGTTCAGAATTGCATTCACCATCCAACCGTTCATATCTACGGAATCCGTAAACTTCAAGGACGCTGTCACGAGTAGACTGTTGATTTCCGAGAGAGGCAGCGACCCAAGAATTCCGGCACTGACCAG ATACAAACACAGCAACAGCGTCGGAGTTTTGGACATCACGAACAACAAAACCTTGCCTTGGCTGCAGACCAAGCTCGATAACTTGATCATGAAGTACCACGTGGACTCGTTTTATCTGGACTTAGGTACCGCGCAAGACATGCCTCACTATTACAAATGCGAGCAACCGTTGACTAACCCAGATCATTACAAGACGCTATTGACGAGAGCGATTCTGGGTTCTATGCCAGTGATTGGTGTCTCTGGTGCAATTTCTAGACCCCGCGCGCCAGTCTTCGTATCTCTTCCACCGTTCTCTTCTTCCTGGAAGGCCATAAAAACTGTAATTCCAACGGTATTGACCTACGGAATGATAGGTTATCCGTTTATTATGCCAGGCGCTGTTGGCGGAGACGTAGCTTTGCCCATGTCTGATAACAATCCTGACAACGACTTCGAAGTGAGCCTGCCGGATAAAGAGCTGTACATCAGGTGGCTGCAGCTGTCCACGTTTCTACCGGTGATACGTTTCACTCATCTGCCTAGCAAATATTCGGATGAATCGGTGCTAGAGATAGCCAAGAGGCTGACAACCTTGAGACAAAAAACTGTAACACCGTTGCTGAAGAAGTACGCAAAGGAGACTCTAGACACCGGTTTGCCTATAATCAGGCCTTTGTGGATGTTGGATCCAGCCGATCCAGCTTGTCACGTTGTCGTGGACGAGTTTTCCGTGGGCGAGGAATTAATAGTGGCTCCTGTTCTGTACTCGGGTAGCAGACAGAGGGAAGTTTACTTGCCCGCGGGAGTATGGAGAGACGGCATCGATGGCAGTCTCAGGAAAGGATCGAGATGGATTCACAATTACAGGGTGGCTGAAGACAAAGTTGCGTACTTTGTGAAAATGCCCGATAACACGAGATTTTAA
- the LOC128880189 gene encoding nucleoside diphosphate kinase homolog 5-like — translation MCDCVDKKNADDDPSVPETVTLFRKCSKSCRPTKDIARRSSCATVSNKDDWDPVDSSRSALGFTICSGNRELLTSSTTSSSPRTVLYKFVSREECECLVGEPEEEVWHPPVFSFEPCVCEEEVEEKPDIECTLAIIKPEAVAYRKQIERRIFEEGFEVYQTRWLQLTPEQVSEFYSDKYGQLNFAHLVAYMASGPVIAHVLAKRHGVEEWRLLMGPTKVTEARLYYPDSIRARFGRRGETFKNAVHGSSTREEAEREIHFFFPELMIEPLLRNEAAVDYLSEIMNPVLVEALSLCCKVKPADPVLWLANWLILNNPNKPKLPQDLAVVPT, via the exons ATGTGCGACTGCGTAGATAAGAAGAACGCCGACGACGACCCATCCGTCCCGGAAACGGTGACGCTTTTCAGGAAATGTTCGAAGTCGTGTCGTCCAACGAAAGACATAGCGAGACGATCGAGCTGCGCCACGGTCTCGAACAAGGACGATTGGGACCCGGTCGATTCCTCGCGATCCGCTCTTGGATTTACAATTTGCAGTGGTAACAGGGAACTGCTGACGAGCTCGACGACCTCTAGTTCCCCTAGAACGGTACTC TACAAGTTCGTTAGCCGTGAAGAGTGCGAGTGTCTCGTCGGAGAGCCCGAGGAGGAAGTTTGGCATCCGCCGGTGTTTTCCTTCGAGCCTTGCGTCTGCGAAGAGGAAGTCGAGGAGAAGCCGGATATCGAGTGCACGTTAGCGATCATAAAGCCAGAAGCGGTCGCCTATAGAAAGCAAATCGAACGACGTATATTCGAAGAAGGCTTCGAGGTTTACCAGACGCGCTGGTTGCAGCTCACGCCGGAACAAGTCTCCGAGTTTTATTCGGACAAGTATGGACAGCTAAACTTCGCGCACCTCGTTGCCTACATGGCGTCCGGTCCCGTAATCGCTCACGTTTTAGCCAAACGTCACGGCGTGGAAGAGTGGAGATTGCTTATGGGTCCAACCAAG GTTACGGAGGCTCGTTTGTATTACCCTGACAGTATAAGAGCACGATTCGGCAGGAGAGGCGAGACTTTCAAGAACGCAGTTCACGGAAGCAGTACTCGAGAAGAGGCCGAAAGAGAGATTCATTTCTTCTTCCCTGAAC TTATGATCGAGCCCCTGTTGAGAAACGAAGCAGCGGTCGATTACTTGTCGGAAATAATGAATCCTGTCCTCGTGGAAGCTCTTTCCTTG TGTTGCAAAGTGAAACCTGCAGACCC